A part of Arachis hypogaea cultivar Tifrunner chromosome 12, arahy.Tifrunner.gnm2.J5K5, whole genome shotgun sequence genomic DNA contains:
- the LOC112728165 gene encoding uric acid degradation bifunctional protein TTL-like: MKMKDFSSCCASTTFAKEMAMASPFSSLEHAISVAREIWFRKMNVWCWLEAISGRSCFNEYLEMANESIMQELYEWGSMYEKKFGYVFVTCASGKSSEDILTELKMRFTNKHAVELDIASQEEMKFIELQITQLFSKESSQTVNNGDVLAEYSGEIVNDTLDGAEIDSADNLDDISSTGINMSMQFDLNKLSEEDNKTSDDQQVEDGVHVAKQRFNLNKKPWFRDDLSDPVSREASRFLTEFFWPGQYDVDEKN; this comes from the exons ATGAAAATGAAGGACTTTTCATCATGCTGTGCAAGCACAACATTCGCTAAAGAGATGGCTATGGCCTCGCCATTCTCTTCATTAGAACATGCAATTTCTGTTGCTAGAGAGATATGGTTTCGCAAAATGAATGTGTGGTGTTGGTTGGAGGCTATTTCAGGACGCTCTTGTTTCAATGAATACTTGGAAATGGCTAACGAATCTATCATGCAG GAACTTTATGAATGGGGATCAATGTACGAGAAGAAATTTGGATATGTTTTTGTGACATGTGCATCTGGAAAGAGCTCTGAAGACATACTTACTGAACTGaag ATGCGCTTTACAAACAAGCATGCAGTTGAGTTGGATATTGCATCACAGGAGGAAATGAAATTTATAGAATTGCAAATTACACAGCTTTTTTCCAAAGAATCTTCCCAAACGGTCAACAACGGAGATG TTCTAGCTGAATATTCTGGCGAAATAGTTAACGACACTCTAGATGGGGCAGAGATTGATTCAGCAGACAATTTAGACGACATCTCATCCACTGGCATTAACATGTCCATGCAGTTTGACCTGAATAAGCTGTCGGAAGAAGACAACAAAACTTCAGATGACCAACAAGTAGAAGATGGCGTACATGTTGCAAAACAGCGCTTCAATCTGAACAAAAAACCATGGTTTAGAGATGACCTATCAGATCCTGTGTCACGTGAAGCCAGTAGATTCCTGACAGAATTTTTCTGGCCGGGTCAATATGATGTTGACGAGAAAAATTGA